The following proteins are encoded in a genomic region of Gimesia algae:
- a CDS encoding N,N-dimethylformamidase beta subunit family domain-containing protein — MISCCLRLFLMLLIAGMWTAPRAAANDDAGSIFIEGYTSQLSYQPGEKVAFHLSSSEPQYTVAITRLGPENKTVFKETRKNGAAYPVPENASSHGCQWPVAFELTVPDSWQSGYYNVRLSVADRGGKFIQRNSRTAESNLFFIVRAKKPGSQTKILIQLSTNTYNAYNNWGGSSLYSYHGRANLQGHRVSFNRPLAGQFANWELPFIIWAESNGYQLDYIANSDLEFHPELLQHYRLVLSVGHDEYWSAPMRDHLEQFISQGGNVAFFSGNSVCWQVRSEDDGRALTCWKQGYNQDPLFPDGDHRLLSTLWSHHLVNRPENQLTGVGFLYGGYHKSHGQFMDGSGAYKVHRPAHWVFEKTSIKQGDEFGGKDSIVGYECDGCQFEMKEGLPVPTFKDGTPRTFEILASCPAKWAPGDSLWYDRFEKDRVGAAILGMYTNGGTVFTVGSTDWAHGLRGKDPVVQQVTKNILDRLSK; from the coding sequence ATGATTTCTTGCTGCTTGAGACTGTTTCTGATGTTGCTGATCGCAGGCATGTGGACGGCTCCGCGCGCCGCTGCCAACGACGATGCCGGCTCGATCTTTATTGAAGGTTATACCAGTCAGCTGAGTTATCAACCTGGTGAGAAGGTCGCCTTTCATCTTTCCAGTTCGGAGCCGCAGTACACCGTCGCAATCACTCGTCTGGGACCGGAGAATAAAACCGTTTTCAAAGAGACCCGTAAGAACGGCGCTGCCTACCCCGTTCCCGAAAATGCTTCGTCGCATGGTTGTCAGTGGCCAGTCGCTTTTGAGTTGACCGTACCCGATTCCTGGCAGAGCGGATATTACAATGTTCGGTTATCGGTCGCAGATCGGGGCGGGAAGTTCATTCAGCGAAATTCTCGAACCGCGGAATCAAATCTGTTTTTCATCGTGCGCGCAAAAAAGCCGGGCAGCCAGACAAAGATTCTGATTCAGCTGAGTACAAATACATACAACGCTTATAACAACTGGGGCGGCTCCAGTCTTTACAGCTATCACGGTCGGGCCAATCTGCAGGGGCATCGTGTATCGTTCAATCGTCCCCTGGCAGGACAGTTTGCCAACTGGGAACTGCCGTTTATTATCTGGGCAGAAAGTAACGGCTATCAGCTGGATTACATCGCCAACAGTGATCTGGAATTTCATCCGGAATTACTGCAGCATTATCGCCTGGTTTTAAGCGTCGGCCATGATGAATACTGGTCAGCTCCGATGCGCGATCACCTGGAACAGTTTATCAGCCAGGGCGGGAACGTAGCGTTCTTCAGTGGCAACTCGGTCTGCTGGCAGGTGCGCAGTGAGGACGACGGACGGGCGCTGACCTGCTGGAAACAAGGGTATAACCAGGACCCGCTGTTCCCGGACGGCGATCACCGTCTGCTGTCCACGCTCTGGAGCCATCATCTGGTGAACCGGCCTGAAAATCAGTTAACGGGTGTTGGCTTTCTGTATGGCGGATATCACAAGAGCCACGGGCAGTTTATGGATGGCTCGGGCGCTTATAAAGTACATCGTCCCGCACACTGGGTGTTTGAGAAGACCAGCATCAAACAAGGCGACGAATTCGGCGGCAAAGACAGCATTGTGGGTTACGAATGTGATGGCTGTCAGTTTGAGATGAAAGAGGGTCTGCCCGTCCCGACCTTCAAGGATGGGACGCCCCGTACGTTTGAAATTCTGGCTTCCTGTCCGGCGAAATGGGCACCCGGCGATAGCCTGTGGTATGACCGGTTTGAAAAAGATCGCGTGGGGGCTGCGATCTTGGGAATGTATACCAACGGGGGTACAGTCTTCACGGTCGGCAGCACCGACTGGGCACATGGACTGCGCGGAAAAGACCCGGTCGTACAGCAGGTGACAAAAAATATTCTCGACCGTCTCTCGAAGTAA
- a CDS encoding GNAT family N-acetyltransferase has translation MRNTLEKQTLETSRLILRQWRKEDVAPFAEMNADRKVMQYFPETLSYEESAQLVERYQQHFDEYGFGLWAVEIKDQSTFAGFIGLAVPQFTAYFTPCVEIGWRLAAPHWNQGYATEGAQAALDFGFNNCNLKEIVSFTVPANVASRRVMEKIGMSYIDNFDHPAIPGDDPLSRHVLYRITKEERDALEAA, from the coding sequence ATGCGAAACACCCTGGAGAAACAGACATTGGAAACTTCTCGACTTATTCTGAGACAGTGGCGCAAAGAGGATGTCGCCCCTTTCGCAGAGATGAATGCAGACCGGAAGGTCATGCAATATTTTCCTGAGACACTCTCTTACGAAGAGAGTGCACAACTGGTCGAACGGTATCAACAGCATTTTGATGAGTACGGCTTTGGTCTCTGGGCGGTTGAGATTAAAGATCAGTCCACGTTCGCTGGCTTTATTGGGCTGGCAGTGCCGCAGTTTACCGCTTATTTCACCCCCTGTGTTGAGATCGGCTGGCGACTGGCGGCTCCACACTGGAACCAGGGCTATGCGACAGAGGGAGCACAGGCAGCGCTGGATTTTGGATTCAATAATTGTAATCTGAAAGAGATTGTTTCTTTTACCGTCCCGGCCAATGTCGCTTCGCGACGCGTGATGGAAAAAATTGGGATGAGCTACATCGATAACTTCGATCACCCTGCGATTCCTGGCGATGACCCGCTCTCCCGTCATGTCCTGTATCGGATTACCAAAGAAGAACGGGACGCGCTAGAGGCAGCTTGA